A segment of the Capra hircus breed San Clemente chromosome 19, ASM170441v1, whole genome shotgun sequence genome:
gaacaattttattatggaaatttgAAGACATGTACAAAAGTTGAGAGATTTGTCCAGTGAACATCCATATAACCACCACCTAATTCTATAatgtttgatttttatatttgatgtattttatatacatccataataaagcaaatatattttatattttacagtaTCGAGTTTAAGGCATTGTaactatatttgctttattgcccACCCATCTATCTATGCATCCCTCTATCCCTCATTGATCTgcctaatatcttttttgtacacttccaAGTAAGTTGCAGGTTTGACTATACTTTATTCCCAGACATTTCACCATGTATATTATTAAGGAGAGTTCTGTATTTTATTGTTCCTTTGaggtgaaattttaaaacaatgaaatgaataaataagtgtatACAGCTACTTTTGAAAAACTTAATGGCAACTTGTCCTAAGCAGGAACACCTGTGAAGTCACAAATTTGATATGCTGGTTGTATGTTACTCCTAAAATAAATACACAACCATTAAGACACCAGGTGTTCTTCCAGGTCCCAGCACCTATCTGATTTCGTCTACTCTTCCTTGCTACTCTGGCCCTTGTTAATAAAATTATCCCTAAGTTACAGCTAAAAGAAATGAACCCCAGAGAGATTAGGCAACAAGGGGCAAGGTCACAGCTATTTTGTAGCAGAGTCTGGGTTCCAACCCGGGTGTCCTGACTTTCCAGGACATGATTGCCCCAGGGGTTCCATGTTGTAGTTGCTCACTTCCATCTCTCCATATTTTCCCTCTACCCTCCTTTCCTGGCCTTCAGCTGTTCCCTTGGTGTTTTCCTTGACCCACTACCCTGCCCTCTGTCTAGTTCTTCACCTTGTCACCTCGTAGCCCTGATTCCTCACTTCTTGCTTCTTCAGAATGTAGACATGCTCAACCTAGGGTGGTGACCCACCAGGCGGGTGCACCTCTTCACAGCACCCAGCTTCCTGAGCCCACAGAAGCAGCACCTTCAGACACAGCCACCACTTCCCAGATGTACCTGCCATCCACTTTGCAGCGTACCCAGCAACCCACTCCTCTGGAAGGAGCActgtccttggacagcaagctcATCCCCACCCATGAAACTACCACTTACGCTTCGGGCCACAGTCTGGGGGCAGAGCCTGAGGCTAGGGAGAACCAGAAGCAGCTGAAAGAAAACATGGGTCCTGCGGCTGGGACATTAGCCATGGTGCCTGTGTTGTCCCTCTTGGCCATCGTTTTCATCCTCACTGGAGTCCTACTCTACGTGGTGTGCAAGCGGAGGAGGAAGCAGCCTCTACAGCATCCCCCAGGTAAACTGGGCTTCTGaacccctcctccagggacccagAGCCTCCCTGGCAGGGATTCTGCCAGCAGCAGCTCCCAGGCAGACCCAGAGACAAATACAGGCGATGAGTGAAGAGTCAGCCCGACTACAGAGTGGAGAGGGAGGGACGCCATCATAGGCCCAGGGACCAGCCCTCGAAGTCAGGCAGTGCTTGGAGCAACATCAAGGTGGCAGCTAGAGCAGACTAGTGGGAGATGAAGCTGTGGAGGAAGGTGGGAGCCCTTCATTCAATTCACAGATCTTTActgttgagcacctgctgtgtaccTGGTCTACAGCTAATGTTTTGGACTCTGATTCCCCAGTTTAAGCTGTCACCCCTTGCCCCCCTGATACCCTGCCCAACTTCCCTTGATCTCAGAGCTCATCTGttaatttctttatcttttccagaTCTTGCAGCTTCATTATATACCTGCAGCAGAAGAACCAGTGCACAGAATGGAATCTTGTGAGGGCAGACTGTGATTTATTCAGCATCAATTAATATACGAGAACAATCTCTGGCACATGGTAGACACTCTACTTATTGGTCAGTGTTTAATTCACA
Coding sequences within it:
- the CXCL16 gene encoding C-X-C motif chemokine 16, which translates into the protein MSSGAQGLSQTEKRKGCMAKREKEAKAIEKPAGRQAPENVGESDRTRRAEMMLGRASRLLLVLLFVACLTPSGNGNEGSKVGRCPCNRTIPSRSPPKESEMSHLRKYLTAYQRCFSYIRFQLPRGTVCGGSTDRWVQELMRCFDSGECRHAQPRVVTHQAGAPLHSTQLPEPTEAAPSDTATTSQMYLPSTLQRTQQPTPLEGALSLDSKLIPTHETTTYASGHSLGAEPEARENQKQLKENMGPAAGTLAMVPVLSLLAIVFILTGVLLYVVCKRRRKQPLQHPPDLAASLYTCSRRTSAQNGIL